In Antechinus flavipes isolate AdamAnt ecotype Samford, QLD, Australia chromosome 3, AdamAnt_v2, whole genome shotgun sequence, a genomic segment contains:
- the LOC127554877 gene encoding olfactory receptor 150-like isoform X1 gives MGIENYSAVTEFILAGLTDQPELQIPLFFLFLGIYVVTMVGNLGMIILIGLSSHLHTPMYYFLSCLSFIDLCHSTVITPKMLVNFVSEKNIISYPECMTQLYFFLIFIISECHMLAVMAYDRYVAICSPLLYNVIMSYQLCSWLVGGVGTMAVVGATVHTGCMLRIYFCKDNIVNNFFCDLLPLFKLSCSSTYINEVVLLAFSSFNLFVPTLTILSSYIFILFSILRIQSTAGRSKAFSTCSSHIMAVSLFFGSTAFMYLQPSTNSMDQGKVSSVFYTIVIPMLNPLIYSLRNKDVKVALKKLLDKRVFS, from the exons ATGGGCATA gaaaattactcTGCAGTGACTGAGTTTATCCTTGCAGGCTTAACAGACCAACCAGAACTCCAGATTCCACTTTTCTTCCTATTCCTAGGAATCTATGTGGTTACTATGGTTGGGAACTTGGGCATGATCATCTTAATTGGGCTCAGTTCCCACCTCCACACCCCCATGTACTATTTCCTCAGTTGTCTATCTTTCATTGATCTCTGTCATTCCACTGTCATCACCCCCAAAATGCTTGTGAACTTTGTGTCAGAGAAAAACATCATCTCTTACCCTGAGTGTATGACTCAGCtctattttttcctcatatttataatttctgaATGCCATATGTTGGCAGTAATGGCATATGATCGCTATGTTGCCATCTGTAGCCCTCTTTTATATAATGTCATCATGTCCTATCAGTTGTGCTCCTGGCTAGTGGGTGGAGTGGGGACAATGGCTGTGGTTGGAGCCACAGTTCATACAGGATGTATGCTTAGAATTTACTTTTGCAAAGATAACATTGTCAATAATTTCTTTTGTGATCTTCTTCCCCTCTTCAAGCTTTCCTGCTCCAGCACCTACATCAATGAAGTAGTGCTTCTAGCTTTTagttcatttaatctttttgtcCCAACTCTGACTATTCTCAGCTCTTATATTTTCATCCTGTTCAGCATCCTTCGCATCCAATCCACTGCAGGCCGTTCTAAAGCTTTCAGCACTTGCAGCTCCCATATCATGGCTGTTTCTCTATTCTTTGGCTCAACTGCCTTCATGTATCTGCAACCTTCTACCAACTCCATGGATCAGGGAAAAGTATCCTCTGTGTTTTATACCATAGTGATCCCCATGTTGAACCCTCTGATCTACAGTCTCAGAAACAAAGATGTCAAAGTTGCACTGAAGAAACTTCTAGACAAAAGGGTTTTTTCATAA
- the LOC127554877 gene encoding olfactory receptor 150-like isoform X2 yields MVLENYSAVTEFILAGLTDQPELQIPLFFLFLGIYVVTMVGNLGMIILIGLSSHLHTPMYYFLSCLSFIDLCHSTVITPKMLVNFVSEKNIISYPECMTQLYFFLIFIISECHMLAVMAYDRYVAICSPLLYNVIMSYQLCSWLVGGVGTMAVVGATVHTGCMLRIYFCKDNIVNNFFCDLLPLFKLSCSSTYINEVVLLAFSSFNLFVPTLTILSSYIFILFSILRIQSTAGRSKAFSTCSSHIMAVSLFFGSTAFMYLQPSTNSMDQGKVSSVFYTIVIPMLNPLIYSLRNKDVKVALKKLLDKRVFS; encoded by the coding sequence gaaaattactcTGCAGTGACTGAGTTTATCCTTGCAGGCTTAACAGACCAACCAGAACTCCAGATTCCACTTTTCTTCCTATTCCTAGGAATCTATGTGGTTACTATGGTTGGGAACTTGGGCATGATCATCTTAATTGGGCTCAGTTCCCACCTCCACACCCCCATGTACTATTTCCTCAGTTGTCTATCTTTCATTGATCTCTGTCATTCCACTGTCATCACCCCCAAAATGCTTGTGAACTTTGTGTCAGAGAAAAACATCATCTCTTACCCTGAGTGTATGACTCAGCtctattttttcctcatatttataatttctgaATGCCATATGTTGGCAGTAATGGCATATGATCGCTATGTTGCCATCTGTAGCCCTCTTTTATATAATGTCATCATGTCCTATCAGTTGTGCTCCTGGCTAGTGGGTGGAGTGGGGACAATGGCTGTGGTTGGAGCCACAGTTCATACAGGATGTATGCTTAGAATTTACTTTTGCAAAGATAACATTGTCAATAATTTCTTTTGTGATCTTCTTCCCCTCTTCAAGCTTTCCTGCTCCAGCACCTACATCAATGAAGTAGTGCTTCTAGCTTTTagttcatttaatctttttgtcCCAACTCTGACTATTCTCAGCTCTTATATTTTCATCCTGTTCAGCATCCTTCGCATCCAATCCACTGCAGGCCGTTCTAAAGCTTTCAGCACTTGCAGCTCCCATATCATGGCTGTTTCTCTATTCTTTGGCTCAACTGCCTTCATGTATCTGCAACCTTCTACCAACTCCATGGATCAGGGAAAAGTATCCTCTGTGTTTTATACCATAGTGATCCCCATGTTGAACCCTCTGATCTACAGTCTCAGAAACAAAGATGTCAAAGTTGCACTGAAGAAACTTCTAGACAAAAGGGTTTTTTCATAA